A section of the Dermacoccus nishinomiyaensis genome encodes:
- the lepB gene encoding signal peptidase I — MSDSPLSRRARRNADPHPAAEDAAATGSDTTSSTSDTRDGATFVSSRKATSARSSREDATSAVSGDATSLRPSRDDGATAATASGDGKRAHKPRSAARTWFDRLILVVAVWAIWAFITTFVVQPFRIPSGSMENTLRVGDRIVVAKWAPRFTDVKRGDVIVFKDPGDWTDPVPSGNVITGGIRKIAEVTHLSASGSHLVKRVVGVGGDKVSCEGPGQKLTVNGVAITEPYLKSGVQPCQDKFSITVPKDKVWVMGDNRSNSADSRYHDDGTGRLGSVPVSDITGRGLAVVWPIGNIAGGHNDEDAFSKVPAAK, encoded by the coding sequence GTGAGCGACTCCCCCCTCTCGCGCCGCGCGCGGCGCAACGCCGACCCGCACCCTGCGGCCGAAGACGCTGCCGCCACCGGGTCCGACACGACCTCCTCGACGAGCGACACCCGCGATGGCGCCACGTTCGTCAGCTCCCGCAAAGCCACGTCGGCGCGTTCCTCGCGTGAGGACGCCACGTCCGCCGTCTCCGGCGACGCCACCTCGTTGCGCCCTTCGCGCGACGACGGCGCTACTGCTGCAACGGCATCCGGTGACGGCAAGCGTGCGCACAAGCCACGCTCGGCGGCTCGCACGTGGTTCGACCGCCTCATCCTCGTCGTCGCCGTCTGGGCGATCTGGGCGTTCATCACGACGTTCGTCGTGCAGCCGTTCCGCATCCCGTCCGGTTCGATGGAGAACACGCTGCGGGTCGGCGACCGCATCGTCGTCGCCAAGTGGGCGCCGCGATTCACGGACGTCAAGCGCGGCGACGTCATCGTGTTCAAGGATCCGGGCGACTGGACCGACCCCGTTCCGAGCGGCAACGTCATCACCGGAGGGATCCGCAAGATCGCCGAGGTGACGCACCTGTCCGCGAGCGGCAGCCACCTCGTCAAGCGCGTCGTCGGCGTCGGCGGCGACAAGGTCTCGTGCGAGGGGCCCGGGCAGAAGCTCACCGTCAACGGTGTCGCGATCACCGAGCCGTACCTGAAATCGGGTGTGCAGCCGTGCCAGGACAAGTTCTCCATCACCGTGCCCAAGGACAAGGTGTGGGTCATGGGTGACAACCGCTCGAACTCGGCCGACAGCCGCTACCACGACGACGGCACCGGACGCCTCGGCAGCGTGCCCGTCAGCGACATCACCGGCCGGGGTCTCGCCGTCGTCTGGCCGATCGGCAACATCGCCGGCGGCCACAACGACGAGGACGCCTTCTCGAAGGTGCCCGCCGCCAAGTGA
- the lepB gene encoding signal peptidase I, whose translation MNPKLAVWRDRLLTIVIIWLAWALISTFVAQPFKIPSGSMENTLGVGDRIVVEKWSQDVKRGDVVVFADDLHWEPAQAAPTGWRKAVRDVATATHIAAQGNHLVKRVVGLPGDIVSCSEPNAKLTVNGVAVDEPYLQGGLDGCTPSPGQASKWSISVPAGHIWVMGDHRDNSADSRSHDDGTGRLGSVPLSAVTGRAIAVVWPLNHLAGGHGDADAFAKVPAPKK comes from the coding sequence ATGAATCCGAAGCTCGCGGTGTGGCGCGATCGTCTCCTCACGATCGTCATCATCTGGCTGGCATGGGCGCTCATCTCGACGTTCGTCGCCCAGCCGTTCAAGATCCCCAGCGGGTCGATGGAGAACACGCTCGGGGTCGGCGACCGCATCGTCGTCGAGAAGTGGAGCCAGGACGTGAAGCGCGGTGACGTCGTCGTCTTCGCCGATGACCTGCACTGGGAACCCGCGCAGGCCGCACCCACGGGCTGGCGCAAGGCGGTGCGCGATGTCGCGACGGCCACGCACATCGCCGCGCAGGGCAACCACCTCGTCAAGCGCGTCGTCGGCCTGCCCGGCGACATCGTCAGCTGCTCCGAGCCGAACGCAAAGCTGACGGTCAACGGCGTCGCCGTCGACGAGCCGTACCTGCAGGGCGGGCTCGACGGCTGCACGCCGAGCCCCGGGCAGGCGAGCAAGTGGAGCATCTCCGTGCCGGCCGGGCACATCTGGGTCATGGGCGATCACCGCGACAACTCCGCCGACAGTCGCTCGCACGACGACGGCACCGGACGCCTCGGAAGCGTGCCGCTGAGCGCCGTCACCGGGCGCGCCATCGCCGTCGTCTGGCCCCTCAACCACCTCGCCGGCGGCCACGGCGACGCAGACGCGTTCGCGAAGGTGCCCGCGCCGAAGAAGTGA
- a CDS encoding M15 family metallopeptidase, with protein MADVTRRAALAAPVAALAAAAGIAGSSGALAASTTSPSLVTGTDADALRALHLRAFAVTPNVAAVVARLHDGELWAHQDDAVAIERAAGGVVVVALPVKHSAVSRIDISTPSAPDTSVSVDTRPDALRSSLLRVVNKRLALARSDEPKKLLAAHGVMVDERLSKPLDAMFARAEREHVALEAVSAHRDFDDQASVYDAYAERDGKQAADTYSARPGHSEHQLGLALDVRGLDRQHELEPAFKDTPVGRWVGAHAHEFGFVVRYPEGQRAVTGYEPEPWHLRYVGPEVAAFMHARRDIATLENLFGLPAAPGY; from the coding sequence ATGGCTGACGTGACGCGCCGCGCGGCCCTCGCCGCACCCGTGGCCGCGCTGGCGGCAGCCGCCGGAATCGCGGGTTCGTCCGGGGCGCTGGCGGCATCGACGACATCGCCCTCGCTCGTCACCGGCACTGACGCGGACGCGCTGCGCGCCCTGCACCTGCGAGCCTTCGCCGTGACGCCGAACGTCGCCGCCGTCGTCGCGCGGCTCCATGACGGCGAGTTGTGGGCGCACCAGGACGACGCGGTCGCCATCGAACGCGCCGCAGGTGGCGTCGTCGTCGTGGCGCTGCCGGTCAAGCACTCCGCCGTGAGCCGCATCGACATCAGCACCCCGAGCGCGCCCGACACGTCGGTGAGCGTCGACACGCGGCCGGACGCGCTGCGCTCGTCGTTGCTGCGCGTCGTCAACAAGCGCCTCGCGCTGGCACGTTCGGACGAGCCGAAGAAGCTCCTCGCGGCGCACGGCGTCATGGTCGACGAGCGGCTGAGCAAGCCTCTCGACGCAATGTTCGCGCGCGCCGAGCGCGAGCACGTCGCGCTCGAAGCCGTCAGCGCACACCGCGACTTCGACGACCAGGCCAGCGTCTACGACGCCTACGCCGAGCGCGACGGCAAGCAGGCCGCCGACACGTACTCCGCGCGCCCCGGCCACTCCGAGCACCAGCTTGGCCTGGCCCTCGACGTGCGGGGCCTCGACCGTCAGCACGAGCTCGAGCCCGCATTCAAGGACACGCCCGTGGGTCGCTGGGTGGGCGCTCATGCGCACGAGTTCGGTTTCGTCGTGCGCTACCCCGAGGGCCAGCGCGCTGTGACGGGCTACGAACCCGAACCGTGGCACCTGCGTTACGTCGGCCCCGAGGTCGCAGCGTTCATGCATGCGCGACGCGACATCGCGACGCTCGAAAATCTCTTCGGCCTGCCCGCCGCGCCGGGATACTGA
- a CDS encoding Fpg/Nei family DNA glycosylase, whose amino-acid sequence MPELPEVSGLVGFLDERIVGRAIVGVELASIAVLKTFDPSPQALVGLVVDAVSRHGKWIALETSGGLSLVFHLSRAGWLRWSDALPTTVLRPGKSPIALRVRFDDGSGFDLTEAGTQKRLAVHIVRDVVDVPGIAKLGIDPLSPEFTREAFGQLVASRRMQIKGLLRDQNEIAGVGNAYSDEVLHVAKLSPFALTSSLEPGQIDTLYDALITTLTNAVDAAAGKPAKDLKDAKRAGMRVHGRTGEACPVCGDVIREVSFADRSLQYCATCQTGGKPLADRRMSKLLK is encoded by the coding sequence ATGCCTGAGCTACCAGAGGTGAGCGGGCTCGTCGGGTTTCTCGACGAGCGCATCGTCGGGCGCGCGATCGTCGGGGTCGAACTCGCCTCCATCGCCGTGCTCAAGACGTTCGACCCGTCACCGCAGGCGCTCGTGGGGCTCGTCGTCGACGCCGTCAGCCGCCACGGCAAGTGGATCGCCCTCGAGACGAGCGGCGGGCTGTCGCTCGTGTTCCACCTCTCGCGTGCCGGCTGGCTGCGCTGGTCCGACGCGCTGCCGACGACGGTGTTGCGGCCCGGCAAGTCGCCGATCGCGCTGCGCGTGCGCTTCGACGACGGCTCCGGTTTCGACCTGACCGAGGCCGGCACGCAGAAGCGCCTCGCCGTACACATCGTGCGTGACGTCGTCGACGTGCCGGGCATCGCGAAGCTCGGCATCGACCCGCTGTCGCCCGAGTTCACCCGCGAGGCGTTCGGGCAGCTCGTGGCGAGCAGGCGCATGCAGATCAAGGGTTTGCTGCGCGATCAGAACGAGATCGCGGGCGTCGGCAACGCTTACTCGGACGAGGTGCTCCACGTCGCGAAGCTCTCGCCGTTCGCGTTGACGTCATCGCTCGAGCCCGGGCAGATCGACACGCTGTACGACGCGCTGATCACGACCCTGACGAATGCCGTCGACGCTGCGGCCGGCAAGCCCGCGAAGGATCTCAAGGACGCCAAACGCGCCGGGATGCGCGTGCACGGGCGCACGGGCGAGGCCTGCCCGGTGTGCGGCGACGTCATCCGCGAGGTGTCGTTCGCCGACCGTTCGTTGCAGTACTGCGCGACGTGTCAGACGGGCGGCAAACCGCTCGCCGATCGACGGATGAGCAAGCTGCTCAAGTGA
- a CDS encoding App1 family protein, with the protein MSRAHIASRLEDRLNSSTSTLLERRHWRKRVFPYVGFGSVDPELEGRNPYVSAPRPKTQTWRASGQPSGRQRRIPEGGRAVVLGRVVMGKSGQPAVPAAHDDSLVRRGFRAFFSVPQTGEEVTVSLGAARAVGHTDRGGYFDIEVVGHGLRDGWHEATIECDGIVTHAAMQIISGEARFGIISDIDDTALITALPRPLIAAWNTFVVRETVRREVPGMAAFYRSMLSGHPGAPMFYLSTGAWNTQPVLTRFLRRSGFPRGTLLLTDWGPTETAWFRSGPEHKRRWLRRLASEFPDVRWLLVGDDGQHDPALYEKFALSYPEHVAGIAIRQLTPAQQLLSHGHPLQMDDVAGRVPGVPWLEGPNGFVLHERVSAVVDPGRGSVAAIAAPQARRVRGKVHA; encoded by the coding sequence ATGTCTCGCGCGCACATCGCCTCCCGCCTCGAGGATCGGCTGAACAGCTCGACGTCGACGCTGCTCGAGCGGCGTCACTGGCGCAAGCGCGTGTTCCCGTACGTCGGGTTCGGCTCGGTCGACCCCGAGCTCGAGGGGCGTAACCCCTACGTCAGCGCCCCACGCCCGAAGACCCAGACGTGGCGTGCGTCGGGGCAGCCGAGCGGCCGTCAGCGCCGCATCCCCGAGGGCGGGCGCGCCGTCGTGCTGGGCCGCGTCGTCATGGGCAAGAGCGGCCAGCCCGCCGTGCCCGCCGCGCACGACGACTCGCTCGTACGCCGCGGATTCCGGGCCTTCTTCTCCGTCCCGCAGACCGGTGAAGAGGTGACGGTGAGCCTCGGCGCCGCGCGCGCCGTCGGCCACACCGACCGGGGCGGGTACTTCGACATCGAGGTCGTCGGCCACGGCCTGCGCGACGGCTGGCACGAGGCGACGATCGAGTGCGACGGCATCGTCACGCACGCCGCGATGCAGATCATCAGCGGTGAGGCGCGCTTCGGCATCATCAGCGACATCGACGACACGGCCCTCATCACGGCGCTGCCGCGCCCGCTCATCGCGGCGTGGAACACGTTCGTCGTGCGCGAGACGGTGCGTCGCGAGGTGCCGGGCATGGCGGCGTTCTATCGCTCGATGCTCTCGGGGCACCCGGGTGCGCCGATGTTCTACCTGTCGACGGGTGCCTGGAACACCCAACCCGTTCTCACGCGTTTCCTGCGCCGCAGCGGTTTTCCGCGCGGCACGCTGCTGCTGACGGACTGGGGGCCGACGGAGACGGCGTGGTTCCGCTCCGGCCCGGAGCACAAGCGTCGCTGGCTGCGGCGTCTCGCGTCCGAGTTCCCGGACGTGCGCTGGCTCCTCGTCGGTGACGATGGCCAGCACGACCCGGCGTTGTACGAGAAGTTCGCGCTCAGTTATCCCGAGCACGTCGCGGGTATCGCCATCCGTCAGCTCACGCCCGCGCAGCAGCTGCTCAGCCACGGCCACCCCTTGCAGATGGACGACGTGGCCGGTCGGGTGCCGGGCGTGCCGTGGCTCGAGGGGCCCAACGGTTTCGTGCTCCACGAACGTGTGAGCGCGGTCGTCGATCCGGGGCGTGGTTCGGTCGCCGCCATTGCGGCCCCGCAGGCGCGACGGGTGAGGGGGAAGGTTCATGCCTGA
- the ppk2 gene encoding polyphosphate kinase 2, with the protein MGKKKFKTQDETWQHNYPYDVKMTRTEYEYLKRQMQIELLKMQAWVKESGEKVVLIFEGRDAAGKGGSIKRFNEHLNPRGARTVALDKPSEREMGQWYFQRYVSHLPTAGEIVFFDRSWYNRAGVERVMGYCTDEQYDEFMRTAPQFEQMLTGSGIHLRKLWFSVGKAEQLTRFEKRRTDPLRQWKLSPTDLASLDKWDDYTKAKEAMFEHTDTEWAPWTVIKSNDKKRARVEVMRYVLDSLDYPGKNTDFIHAPDPLIVGPAKHILDEGEGGFQEGYPDRHDGGKTPTHTAPKSKSAAKARAKAQAEVKALEMQRAAESIARGDGDKSAEQKSAEAKAAEGR; encoded by the coding sequence ATGGGAAAGAAGAAGTTCAAGACGCAGGACGAGACCTGGCAGCACAACTACCCGTACGACGTGAAGATGACACGTACGGAGTACGAGTACCTCAAGCGCCAGATGCAGATCGAACTGCTCAAGATGCAGGCGTGGGTCAAGGAGAGTGGCGAGAAGGTCGTCCTCATCTTCGAGGGGCGTGACGCCGCCGGCAAGGGTGGTTCGATCAAGCGCTTCAACGAACACCTCAATCCGCGTGGTGCGCGCACCGTCGCCCTCGACAAGCCGTCCGAGCGCGAGATGGGCCAGTGGTACTTCCAGCGCTACGTCTCGCACCTGCCCACCGCCGGTGAGATCGTCTTCTTCGACCGCTCCTGGTACAACCGCGCCGGCGTCGAGCGCGTCATGGGTTACTGCACCGACGAGCAGTACGACGAGTTCATGCGCACCGCGCCGCAGTTCGAGCAGATGCTGACGGGCTCCGGCATCCACCTGCGCAAGCTGTGGTTCTCCGTCGGCAAGGCCGAGCAGCTGACGCGCTTCGAGAAGCGCCGCACCGACCCGTTGCGTCAGTGGAAGCTGTCGCCCACCGACCTCGCCTCCCTCGACAAGTGGGACGACTACACGAAGGCGAAGGAGGCCATGTTCGAGCACACCGACACCGAGTGGGCCCCGTGGACGGTCATCAAGAGCAACGACAAGAAGCGCGCCCGCGTCGAGGTCATGCGCTACGTGCTCGACTCGCTCGACTACCCGGGCAAGAACACCGACTTCATCCACGCGCCCGACCCGCTCATCGTCGGCCCCGCCAAGCACATCCTCGACGAGGGTGAGGGCGGCTTCCAGGAGGGCTACCCCGACCGTCACGACGGCGGCAAGACGCCGACGCACACGGCCCCGAAGTCGAAGTCGGCTGCCAAGGCGCGCGCCAAGGCCCAAGCCGAGGTCAAGGCGCTCGAGATGCAGCGGGCCGCCGAGTCCATCGCGCGCGGTGACGGCGACAAGTCGGCTGAGCAGAAGTCAGCCGAGGCCAAGGCGGCCGAGGGGCGCTGA
- a CDS encoding MarR family winged helix-turn-helix transcriptional regulator, translated as MTTSRGDRLLLVVARLNRWASRHAQLPAPAAQLRLLSLINDLGPSRIGDLATADNSSQPTMTTQVKRLEGLGLVNRSQDARDGRATLVTMTPAGRETLTKAREARAEVVVPLLDGMSEDELATLDAALEILEGRLAKQRADTQP; from the coding sequence ATGACGACTTCACGAGGCGACCGTCTGCTGCTCGTCGTGGCTCGGCTCAACCGATGGGCGTCACGCCACGCGCAGCTGCCCGCCCCCGCGGCTCAGCTGCGGCTGCTCTCCCTCATCAACGACCTCGGCCCGTCACGCATCGGCGATCTCGCGACGGCCGACAACTCGTCTCAACCGACGATGACGACGCAGGTCAAACGCCTCGAGGGCCTCGGCCTCGTCAATCGTTCACAGGACGCGCGCGACGGGCGCGCGACGCTCGTCACGATGACGCCCGCAGGCCGGGAGACGCTGACGAAGGCACGCGAGGCGCGCGCCGAGGTCGTCGTCCCGCTGCTCGACGGCATGAGCGAGGACGAACTTGCGACGCTCGACGCCGCTCTCGAGATCCTCGAGGGACGCCTCGCGAAGCAGCGCGCCGACACTCAACCCTGA
- a CDS encoding long-chain-fatty-acid--CoA ligase produces the protein MTNELNIAANLTRTAERQPDDVAIKLDDFTLTWSQLDDATQRLATFLADQGVGVGDRVALSLPNVPAFPVVAYGVWRAGAVLVPMNPLFMGREIDYYFEDAGVKLAFGMAGEMAKAAEQKSVTFVEVGDDQLQSLLAKFEPTSDIVERDGSDTAVILYTSGTTGRPKGAELTHDNLEKNQDVTARTLVEVTSDDVVMGCLPLFHVFGLTCAMAVSVSRGATLTLLPRFEPTKALEIIERDSVTVFEGVPTMYQAMLAAAAKAPEVKLASLRTCISGGSAMPVEVLRKFEERFDATILEGYGLSETSPVASFNHPNAQRKPGSIGTPIEGVEMKVADLDGNPLPVGEVGEVAVRGHNIMKGYWNKPEETAKAIRDGWFYTGDLARQDEDGFYFIVDRSKDMIIRGGYNVYPREVEEVLYEHPEIAEVAVVGVPDEHYGEEVAAFVVRTEGSNLDADAVKAFAKERVAAYKYPRHVTFIETLPKGATGKILKRELRPQ, from the coding sequence ATGACGAACGAGCTCAACATCGCCGCCAACCTCACGCGCACCGCCGAGCGCCAGCCGGACGACGTCGCGATCAAGCTCGACGACTTCACGCTGACGTGGTCGCAGCTGGACGACGCGACGCAACGACTCGCGACCTTCCTCGCCGACCAGGGGGTCGGCGTCGGGGATCGCGTCGCGCTCAGCCTGCCCAACGTGCCGGCGTTCCCCGTCGTCGCGTACGGCGTGTGGCGCGCGGGCGCCGTTCTCGTGCCGATGAACCCGCTGTTCATGGGGCGCGAGATCGACTACTACTTCGAGGACGCCGGCGTGAAGCTCGCGTTCGGCATGGCCGGTGAGATGGCCAAGGCGGCCGAGCAGAAGAGCGTCACGTTCGTCGAGGTCGGTGACGATCAGCTGCAGAGCCTGCTCGCGAAGTTCGAGCCGACGTCCGACATCGTCGAGCGCGATGGCAGCGACACCGCCGTCATCCTCTACACCTCGGGGACGACGGGTCGCCCGAAGGGGGCCGAGCTCACCCACGACAACCTCGAGAAGAACCAGGACGTCACGGCGCGCACGCTCGTCGAGGTGACGTCCGACGACGTCGTCATGGGCTGCCTGCCGCTGTTCCACGTCTTCGGCCTGACGTGCGCGATGGCCGTGTCCGTCTCCAGGGGCGCGACGCTGACCCTTCTGCCGCGCTTCGAACCGACGAAGGCGCTCGAGATCATCGAGCGTGACTCGGTCACCGTCTTCGAGGGCGTGCCGACGATGTACCAGGCGATGCTCGCGGCGGCCGCGAAGGCGCCCGAGGTGAAGCTCGCGTCGCTGCGCACCTGCATCTCGGGTGGTTCGGCGATGCCCGTCGAGGTGCTGCGCAAGTTCGAGGAGCGCTTCGACGCGACGATCCTCGAGGGCTACGGCCTCAGCGAGACCTCACCCGTCGCGTCGTTCAACCACCCGAACGCGCAGCGCAAGCCCGGTTCGATCGGCACGCCGATCGAGGGCGTCGAGATGAAGGTCGCCGACCTCGACGGCAACCCGCTGCCCGTCGGTGAGGTGGGCGAGGTCGCCGTGCGCGGGCACAACATCATGAAGGGCTACTGGAACAAGCCGGAGGAGACGGCAAAGGCCATCCGCGACGGCTGGTTCTACACCGGCGACCTCGCCCGCCAGGACGAGGACGGCTTCTACTTCATCGTCGACCGTTCGAAGGACATGATCATCCGCGGCGGGTACAACGTCTACCCCCGCGAGGTCGAGGAGGTGCTGTACGAGCACCCAGAGATCGCGGAGGTCGCCGTCGTCGGTGTGCCGGACGAGCACTACGGCGAGGAGGTCGCCGCCTTCGTCGTGCGCACCGAGGGCTCGAACCTCGACGCCGACGCCGTCAAGGCCTTCGCGAAGGAGCGCGTCGCCGCGTACAAGTACCCGCGCCACGTGACGTTCATCGAAACGCTGCCCAAGGGCGCGACCGGAAAGATTCTCAAGCGCGAACTGCGGCCGCAGTGA
- a CDS encoding TetR/AcrR family transcriptional regulator: MPKVIDHAAREIAIAEAAWEVLRSRGIRSLSVRNVAAQADLAVGSLRRSFPTQRSLVRFCLELVLQRGVERFRALPVDLDAREFAWQACTHVLPLDEDRRVEMEVWLALSISALADPQMREECTKSDEALRQMCVIVIGRLDAVGLLAGSRSADSEPRRLHALLDGLALQLIRQGPGDSCDWALDVLQDHLEQLTGAAAGFRDMRDPGH; encoded by the coding sequence ATGCCGAAGGTCATCGATCATGCCGCGAGAGAGATCGCCATCGCAGAGGCGGCATGGGAGGTGCTCCGTAGCCGGGGAATCCGGAGCCTGTCGGTTCGCAACGTCGCCGCGCAGGCGGATCTCGCGGTCGGCTCACTGCGTCGCTCCTTCCCGACGCAGCGCAGCCTCGTCCGATTCTGTCTGGAGCTGGTGCTCCAGCGCGGGGTCGAACGATTTCGCGCGTTGCCAGTGGACCTCGACGCCCGCGAATTCGCGTGGCAGGCGTGCACCCACGTCCTGCCCCTCGATGAAGACCGCCGCGTCGAGATGGAGGTCTGGCTGGCTCTGTCCATCAGCGCGTTGGCGGACCCGCAGATGCGCGAGGAGTGCACCAAGTCCGACGAAGCGTTGCGCCAGATGTGCGTCATCGTCATCGGCCGCCTCGACGCGGTCGGCCTGCTGGCCGGATCGCGAAGCGCCGACTCCGAGCCCAGGCGTCTGCACGCCCTGCTCGACGGGCTGGCGCTGCAACTCATCCGTCAGGGGCCGGGTGATTCGTGCGACTGGGCGCTCGACGTGCTGCAGGATCACCTCGAGCAGCTGACGGGTGCGGCGGCGGGGTTTCGAGACATGCGTGACCCGGGTCACTGA